In the genome of Candidatus Caldatribacterium sp., the window GGACAAGAAGGACAAAGGGTTACTCTCAATGTCTGGTTGATGAAGCAGGCGGAGGTAGAGTTGATCAAAGCTCAGGAGGAAGCTCCATAGTGTCTCGTTTATTGTGTCCGGCCAGCATTGTAGCTCCCCGTCTCGATTTCCGCAAATCCCCTGAGCTTTCGCGCTCCCCAGGCCTCGTTCAAGTGACTCAAAACTAAGTACAAAAGCTTCTCCACTGCTTCTTCTCCACAGAACACCTCCACCACCTTCGTCCGTCGTTTCACCTCCTTCGCCAGCCGTTCCAGTTGGTTCGTGGTGTACAAGTACCGCCGGATGGACTTGGGGTGACGGAGAAACGCCAACAGGGCGTAAGCCTTGGTCTCCCAGCATTCCACAATCCTGGGATAGATCTCACCCCACCTCTCCCGCAGCTTCCCTAAGCCTCCCTTGGCTTCCTCCTCCGTCTCCGCCCGGTAAATCTTCTTGAGTGCTTCAGCCAAGGCCTCGCGGTCCTTCCTTCTTACCCTGTTCAAAGCATCCCGTACGGCATGCAAAACACAAAGCTGCCAGTCCGCATCAGGGAACATTTTCTTGATGGCCCCCTCTAAGCCCGGGAGGTCATCGGTGACGAAGATCCGTACCCTGCGTACCCCACGGCGCTGGAGGTCTTTCAGTACTTCCTCCCAGTTGTGGACGCCTTCTCCCCTCTCTCCAA includes:
- a CDS encoding IS256 family transposase, with amino-acid sequence LAEEYYAVFLDGTFLSIRRGKTAKEPVYMALGIEPDGHREILGFWLFGERGEGVHNWEEVLKDLQRRGVRRVRIFVTDDLPGLEGAIKKMFPDADWQLCVLHAVRDALNRVRRKDREALAEALKKIYRAETEEEAKGGLGKLRERWGEIYPRIVECWETKAYALLAFLRHPKSIRRYLYTTNQLERLAKEVKRRTKVVEVFCGEEAVEKLLYLVLSHLNEAWGARKLRGFAEIETGSYNAGRTQ